A region of the Fulvia fulva chromosome 7, complete sequence genome:
TGATCTGGGCTTTCTTGTGCCTCTCCGGGTTCTGCCATTGCTTGTGGTGGGTATATCTGTAGTCGATATCGTAGTGTTGATCAACCATTGAGAGGTGAGGTATTAGTAAGACGATGTCGTGCTCCGCATGTCGTGTGCTGCTGTGCCGAAAGTGGAGATGTTTCCGCCTAGCTTCCCGGGATCCAGATCATGATTGGGATCAGGCAGAAAGTTGGTCCAGGACATCAAGAAGCAGGGCGATGGTGGACAGGGGATTTGGAAGAATGTGGTCGATATCACTACTTATGTACAATCGCTCGAGCCTCTGCAAAAGATCGCCATGTTGCGCCGCAATGCTATGCTCGTCTGAAGCCATGCCACACATGGCATGGAAGCGCGACGAGAGTTTGCTCAACCACGCTTTTGTGTTTTGTGAATGTCTAGGTCATGACATATTTTGGCCCTTCACCACCCTGGGGTGTCTGCCAATTGATGTCCTGATCTGGCACCTTGATATCACAAGTCTTGCAATGAACACAGTTCTGCGCGTTGATCTGGAACCTGACACCAATATCCTTGGACTCGTCCTCAACATATTCGTACACACCGGCAGGGCAGAAGCGGTTCTCAACTCCCTTGTATACAGGCCACTCCTTTGCAGCATGGGCGTCCCAATCTTTGACTTGAAGATGGCAAGGTTGGTCTTCCTCGTGGTTGGTGCCAGTTCGCGAGACGGAGGTCAAGATGTCGAATGTGATCTTGTTGTCTGGCTTAGGGTACTCGATCTTTTGGTGCTTGTCGGCTGGTTCGGTGGCAGTGTGGTCGGGCTTAGGGTGCTTCAAGGTCCATGGAGTCTTACCACGGAAGATGTATGCTTCGAGGCCTGAATACAGGATACCGCCGTAGAGACCGAGCGGTGTATGGAAGCTAGGTCGCATGTTCCGTACCTGCTTCAACTCCGTCCATATCGAACTCTTCCGTAGCTTGTCCTCGTAGTCGAACAAGAAGACAGCACCCTCGGTATCATTGCTATTGGCTAGAGCATCCCAAGTTGCCTCTGCCGCGAGCATACCGGAGCGCATAGCTGTGTGTGTGCCCTTGATCTTTGGGACGTTTAAGAAGCCGGCTGTGTCACCAATCAAAGCGCCTCCAGGGAAGGCACACTTCGGTATACTCTGGAACCCCCCTTCGTTCAGTGTTCGCGCACCATACGATATGCACTTGCCGCCTTCCAGGTAATTCCGGTAGAACGGGTGCTGCTTCATCTTCTGAAACTCTCCATAAGGTGCTATCCAAGGATTGGCATAATCGAGACCGACCACGAGACCAATCGAAACCATATTGTCACCAAAGTGGTACATCCATCCACCACCGTATACACTTTTCGGTAGCGGATAGCCCATAGAGTGCGCAACAAGACCCTTCTCAAACTTCTCCGGATCGATTTCCCAGACCTCCTTGATCCCGAGGCCGTATGTCTGGGGTTGGCTGTGTTTCCGCAGGTCGTACTTCTTAATTACCTTCTTCGTCAAGCTGCCGTGGCAACCTTCAGCAAGAAGCGTAGTTCTCGCGTGAAACTCCATACCGCACTCGAAGGAGTCCTTGGGTGTACCATCGCGGGCAATGCCGAGATCATTTGTGGCGACACCCTTGACCGCGCCTTCCTTTGTGAACAATACTTCTGATGCTGCAAAGCCTGGGTATATCTCCACGCCAACTTCTTCTGCTCTTTCCCCTAGCCACTTGCTAAGCTCATTCAAGCTCACAATGACGTTGCCGTGGTTGTTCATCTGCGGTGGCTTAGGCATTGGGATCGAGCTGCTCTTCGTGAGGAAGCGCATGCGGTCTGTGGCGGCGGGCGTGTACTTCTCGAAGCGGTTGGGATTGTCTGCTGACCTCCAGTCTGGAAGGAGCTCATCGAGGGCAGAGGGCTCCAAGACATTGCCAGATACTATGTGGTCTCCTATCTCGCCGGCCTTCTCTAGCAGCAGTACTCGGAAGTCCTCGTTTCCTGCTTCATTGGCCAGCTGCTTGAGCTTTATGGCAGCGCTGAGTCCTGCCGGGCCGCCACCGACGATGCATACATCCACCTCATCTGCCTCTCGTTCCTGCTTGAGGGGATTGGTGTAGTCGTCGTCCTCGTTGACCGTCGCAAACCTCCTCCGCGTGCTCTGTGAGATCGACCTCCTTTGCCCGCCCGTCACGGCTGCTGGTCTGTAACCTCTGACCAGACATCTCGAGGCTATGCTGCCGGCAGCTGCAGGTCTGGTGGCGAGTCTGGCGACCTCTGGCAGCTGCGTGAAACGCCTCGTGGCAGCACGGG
Encoded here:
- a CDS encoding putative electron transfer flavoprotein-ubiquinone oxidoreductase, mitochondrial, with the protein product MPVPSLLTRAATRRFTQLPEVARLATRPAAAGSIASRCLVRGYRPAAVTGGQRRSISQSTRRRFATVNEDDDYTNPLKQEREADEVDVCIVGGGPAGLSAAIKLKQLANEAGNEDFRVLLLEKAGEIGDHIVSGNVLEPSALDELLPDWRSADNPNRFEKYTPAATDRMRFLTKSSSIPMPKPPQMNNHGNVIVSLNELSKWLGERAEEVGVEIYPGFAASEVLFTKEGAVKGVATNDLGIARDGTPKDSFECGMEFHARTTLLAEGCHGSLTKKVIKKYDLRKHSQPQTYGLGIKEVWEIDPEKFEKGLVAHSMGYPLPKSVYGGGWMYHFGDNMVSIGLVVGLDYANPWIAPYGEFQKMKQHPFYRNYLEGGKCISYGARTLNEGGFQSIPKCAFPGGALIGDTAGFLNVPKIKGTHTAMRSGMLAAEATWDALANSNDTEGAVFLFDYEDKLRKSSIWTELKQVRNMRPSFHTPLGLYGGILYSGLEAYIFRGKTPWTLKHPKPDHTATEPADKHQKIEYPKPDNKITFDILTSVSRTGTNHEEDQPCHLQVKDWDAHAAKEWPVYKGVENRFCPAGVYEYVEDESKDIGVRFQINAQNCVHCKTCDIKVPDQDINWQTPQGGEGPKYVMT